Proteins found in one Methylophaga thalassica genomic segment:
- a CDS encoding thermostable hemolysin: MEARSFAQSVTKSRSQRVVERQIIQPVFPLTLAKANEPGRMDAEQFIYQRFEKQHGAEISHFLPFILSARTGGLVSAALGFQPASYSSHLFLEYYLENDIQTTLSILTQTVVQRDAIVEIGNLASGRQRATQTLFLLLAELFYQAGYEWVVFTANSAVSQWLAKLDIETIAIRVADPTRLPDKGASWGSYYDDKPVVVAGNIRQTMAKLTDNPLMLYLRQSYQHQLDEFVASFRHG; this comes from the coding sequence ATGGAAGCTAGATCGTTTGCACAGTCTGTCACTAAAAGTCGCTCTCAACGCGTCGTTGAGCGACAAATTATTCAGCCTGTTTTTCCACTCACGCTGGCAAAAGCGAATGAGCCGGGACGAATGGACGCTGAACAATTTATTTATCAGCGCTTTGAAAAACAACACGGTGCAGAGATCAGCCATTTTCTGCCGTTTATCTTGTCTGCCAGGACAGGCGGTTTAGTTTCAGCAGCACTTGGTTTTCAGCCAGCCAGTTATTCATCACACCTTTTTCTTGAGTATTATCTTGAGAATGATATTCAAACGACGCTCAGTATTCTTACCCAAACAGTCGTTCAACGTGATGCGATTGTGGAAATAGGCAATCTGGCCTCCGGCCGACAACGTGCGACTCAAACACTATTTTTACTTCTTGCTGAGTTGTTCTATCAAGCCGGTTATGAATGGGTTGTATTTACGGCTAATTCAGCCGTTTCACAGTGGTTGGCAAAATTAGATATTGAGACTATTGCCATCCGTGTTGCAGACCCGACCAGGTTGCCAGATAAAGGGGCAAGCTGGGGTAGTTATTACGATGATAAGCCAGTGGTAGTGGCCGGAAATATCCGACAAACCATGGCAAAACTGACTGACAATCCGCTTATGCTATATTTGCGTCAAAGCTATCAGCATCAATTAGATGAATTTGTCGCGAGTTTCCGTCATGGCTGA
- a CDS encoding TolC family protein: MRRYTSYVIAALIGTLSPVVSFAEDSETVSSSVPYAANLDLASLTDKVYQRLPGLLAEDKYRQLLQANDTYSQALFAEPVTGNLSLFSDEVGTGHGFQEWEGGVDLPLWLPGQKQQQQALSDKIAAELPAYQQALKLEASGEVRQQIWQVKLAEAQLEQAKLTWENAKKLQNDVESRVKAGDLASTERLLASSNTLEAHSKMVNAQSQLQQRLKIYQLITGENALPQQVEEAVSNTTEDLQQHPQLQLQDQLIARLQAQMGLAQYDGAVNPSLSVGVRRERGDRAEDYTNSMGIGFSMALDDKAYRQPAIAQASAELADAQVARQSLWRQLKTRQVALQEELNSSRQQLDLITEQNKTTQQYYQLQKRAFDLGEINLIDLLRSQALANDNESRKRLLEVQIKQQISELNQSYGMILSNN, translated from the coding sequence ATGCGACGTTATACCTCATATGTTATAGCTGCCTTGATAGGCACATTGAGTCCTGTGGTGAGTTTTGCAGAAGATAGTGAGACGGTCAGTAGCAGCGTGCCTTATGCAGCTAACCTGGATTTAGCTTCACTAACGGATAAGGTATATCAGCGATTACCGGGATTATTAGCTGAAGATAAATACCGCCAATTGCTGCAGGCGAATGATACATACAGTCAGGCCTTGTTTGCCGAGCCGGTGACCGGGAATCTGAGCCTGTTCAGTGATGAAGTGGGGACCGGACACGGTTTTCAAGAATGGGAAGGCGGTGTTGATTTACCGTTATGGTTGCCAGGTCAAAAACAACAGCAACAGGCCTTGTCAGACAAAATAGCAGCCGAACTGCCTGCTTATCAGCAAGCATTGAAACTGGAAGCTTCTGGTGAAGTGAGACAACAAATCTGGCAGGTGAAACTGGCCGAAGCCCAACTTGAACAAGCCAAACTGACCTGGGAAAACGCGAAAAAATTACAAAATGATGTTGAATCGCGAGTAAAAGCCGGGGATTTAGCTTCAACTGAACGTTTACTGGCGAGCAGTAACACGCTTGAAGCGCACAGCAAAATGGTGAATGCACAGTCGCAGCTTCAACAGCGGCTGAAAATTTATCAACTGATTACCGGTGAGAACGCCTTGCCGCAGCAGGTGGAAGAAGCCGTTAGCAACACCACTGAGGACTTACAGCAACATCCGCAGTTGCAGTTACAGGATCAGTTGATAGCCAGACTACAGGCACAAATGGGGCTGGCACAATATGATGGCGCAGTAAATCCCAGCCTGTCTGTAGGCGTAAGACGAGAACGGGGAGATAGGGCGGAAGACTATACCAACAGTATGGGCATCGGATTCAGCATGGCGCTGGATGATAAGGCATACAGACAACCTGCCATCGCTCAGGCCTCAGCCGAATTAGCTGATGCTCAGGTTGCACGTCAATCATTATGGCGTCAGCTAAAAACACGACAAGTCGCCCTTCAGGAAGAATTAAACAGTAGTCGACAGCAGCTGGACTTGATCACGGAACAAAATAAAACCACCCAGCAGTATTACCAATTACAAAAACGTGCCTTTGATTTAGGTGAAATTAATTTGATTGATTTATTGCGCAGTCAGGCGCTGGCGAATGATAATGAGAGCAGAAAGCGTCTGTTGGAAGTTCAAATAAAGCAACAGATTTCTGAATTAAATCAATCATATGGGATGATTTTGTCTAATAATTAA
- a CDS encoding efflux RND transporter permease subunit, which translates to MSSTTHRADIIGIFAQHKVAANLLMLMMLIGGFVSLSKLNTQFFPNFALDVITINVVWRGASAEDVEDSLTSRIEQELRTIDYVDKMTSTSSYGSSLVTLEFDEGTEMGPALDQVKDHVARLRNLPKDAETPEISIATHYDNVARLLVTTDGHLDELRGLVHQIEHELLDAGISRVTITGLPDEEMAIKVSTSTLESLGLSFGDVSQRVADQSQDLPAGEIGNGETTRQIRSLDQRRNADAFGSISLKSDYQGRRLLLDDVADVERRAMRDQVKVFYHGQPAVEIALQRTENADALESARIMENWLEQAKPSLPKGVDIRVYDASWSLIQERINLLLSNGLSGLLLVLAILFLFLHGRVAFWVAVGIPVSFMAALTVLYILGGSINMISLFALIMALGIIVDDAIVVGEDALSHYQSGERSLLAAEGGARRMLAPVISSSLTTIAAFLPLMLISGVIGNILFDIPFVVICVIIASLVESFLILPGHLRHTFHTMHHLDPGRLRRWLDEKFEHFREQFFRPLVTMAVKNSAVTISLTLALLIISISLLASGRILFNFFPSPEGTTITANARFVAGTPKQDVEQFLQHINLALDEAEADYEQRIVKMAVTRLGSASSANSNVSSSQADERFGSVQLEMISPDQRDIRNKDFINDWREHISLPPGIETFTISEARGGPPGSDIDIRLTGAAAQQLKKAAHEVAEQLKNYNGVSAIEDDMPYGQEQLIYRIKGQGEVLGLTVENVGRQLRAAFDGQLVQIFQDGDDEVEVRVMLPDAERNTLATLENFMLRLPNGGSAPLSSVVEFESRRGFDVLRHTDSQLAIHITATVDSVVNNNNVILEDMKKAFLPEISSKYGVKVGYEGRAEEQADTMSDMAQGTLLAFIMIYLVLAWVFSSYGWPLVVMAAIPFGLIGALIGHWLLGIDLTILSLFGIFGLSGIVVNDSIILVTFFKQLTESGMPAQQAIIEASTQRLRAVLLTSLTTIAGLTPLLFETSLQAQFLIPMAVSMSFGLMFSTVLVLLVIPAMLAVYERVANKFLPKRTDSVTI; encoded by the coding sequence GTGAGTTCCACCACCCATCGCGCAGATATCATTGGTATTTTTGCTCAACATAAGGTTGCAGCAAACCTGTTGATGCTGATGATGTTGATTGGTGGTTTTGTATCATTGAGCAAACTCAATACCCAGTTTTTTCCAAACTTCGCCTTGGATGTGATTACTATCAATGTGGTCTGGCGCGGTGCCAGTGCAGAAGATGTGGAAGACTCGTTAACCAGCCGTATTGAGCAAGAGCTTCGCACCATCGATTATGTCGACAAAATGACCTCGACCTCATCTTATGGTTCGTCTCTGGTGACATTGGAGTTTGATGAAGGCACTGAGATGGGCCCGGCGCTTGATCAGGTGAAAGATCATGTTGCCCGGCTCCGCAACCTGCCTAAGGATGCTGAAACACCCGAAATCAGCATTGCCACACACTATGACAATGTTGCCCGATTATTGGTCACTACCGACGGTCATTTAGACGAACTCCGTGGCTTAGTTCATCAAATTGAACACGAACTGCTGGATGCCGGTATTTCACGAGTCACTATCACCGGATTACCAGATGAAGAGATGGCGATTAAAGTCAGCACCTCGACACTAGAGTCTTTGGGTTTAAGTTTTGGTGATGTCAGTCAACGCGTCGCTGACCAGAGTCAGGATTTACCGGCAGGCGAGATTGGCAATGGTGAAACGACCCGGCAAATTCGTAGTCTTGACCAACGCCGGAATGCTGATGCCTTTGGCAGTATCTCTTTAAAAAGTGATTATCAGGGACGTCGTCTACTGCTTGACGATGTGGCTGATGTGGAACGCCGCGCTATGCGTGATCAGGTGAAAGTCTTTTATCACGGACAACCCGCCGTTGAAATTGCATTGCAACGAACAGAAAATGCCGATGCCCTTGAATCAGCGAGGATTATGGAAAACTGGCTGGAACAGGCTAAACCCAGCTTACCCAAAGGTGTAGATATCCGCGTTTATGATGCCAGTTGGTCACTGATACAGGAACGCATCAATTTGCTGCTCAGTAATGGTCTCAGTGGCTTATTACTGGTGTTGGCTATCCTTTTCTTATTCCTACACGGCAGAGTGGCTTTTTGGGTAGCCGTGGGTATTCCCGTTTCTTTTATGGCTGCATTGACCGTGCTGTATATATTGGGCGGTAGCATTAATATGATCAGCCTGTTTGCCTTGATCATGGCGCTGGGGATTATTGTTGATGATGCGATTGTGGTGGGTGAAGATGCGTTATCACACTATCAAAGTGGAGAACGCTCATTATTAGCCGCTGAGGGCGGGGCAAGGCGAATGCTGGCGCCAGTGATTTCTTCTTCTTTAACCACCATTGCAGCCTTTTTACCGCTGATGCTTATCAGTGGAGTGATTGGCAATATCTTATTCGATATCCCCTTTGTGGTGATTTGTGTAATCATTGCTTCACTTGTAGAAAGTTTTCTTATACTTCCCGGCCACTTACGCCATACTTTTCATACAATGCATCATCTTGATCCAGGTCGGTTAAGACGCTGGTTGGATGAAAAGTTTGAGCATTTTCGTGAGCAGTTTTTCAGACCGTTAGTGACTATGGCTGTGAAAAACAGTGCGGTGACCATTAGCCTCACACTGGCTTTATTGATCATTTCAATCAGCTTGCTGGCCAGTGGCAGAATCCTGTTTAACTTCTTTCCATCACCGGAAGGCACCACAATTACCGCTAATGCTCGCTTTGTCGCCGGCACACCGAAGCAGGATGTTGAGCAATTTTTACAACATATCAATCTGGCACTCGATGAAGCTGAAGCGGACTATGAACAACGCATTGTCAAAATGGCGGTCACTCGACTGGGCAGTGCTTCATCTGCAAATTCTAATGTCAGTAGCAGCCAAGCAGACGAGCGTTTCGGCTCTGTTCAGCTGGAGATGATATCGCCAGACCAACGTGATATCAGAAACAAAGATTTTATTAACGACTGGCGTGAACATATCAGCTTACCGCCGGGGATTGAGACATTTACCATCAGTGAAGCGCGTGGTGGCCCACCTGGGAGTGATATTGATATTCGCCTCACTGGCGCTGCGGCGCAGCAATTAAAAAAAGCCGCACATGAGGTGGCTGAACAATTAAAAAATTACAACGGTGTCAGCGCCATTGAAGATGATATGCCTTATGGTCAGGAACAGCTGATTTATCGGATAAAAGGCCAGGGCGAAGTGCTGGGGTTAACCGTTGAAAACGTAGGGCGCCAGTTACGGGCCGCGTTTGATGGGCAATTAGTTCAGATTTTTCAGGATGGTGATGATGAGGTTGAAGTACGTGTCATGTTGCCTGATGCCGAGCGTAACACCCTGGCGACATTAGAAAACTTCATGTTGCGTTTGCCTAATGGCGGGAGTGCGCCCTTATCCAGTGTCGTTGAGTTTGAGTCACGCCGCGGCTTTGATGTGCTCAGGCATACCGACAGTCAGTTAGCGATACATATCACCGCGACAGTAGACTCTGTAGTGAATAACAATAATGTCATTTTAGAAGATATGAAAAAGGCTTTTTTACCTGAAATATCATCTAAATACGGCGTGAAAGTTGGTTATGAAGGCCGAGCAGAAGAGCAGGCTGATACCATGTCAGATATGGCACAAGGCACATTGCTGGCCTTTATTATGATTTATTTGGTGCTGGCCTGGGTGTTTTCATCCTATGGCTGGCCACTGGTGGTAATGGCAGCGATTCCATTTGGCTTGATTGGTGCCTTAATTGGACATTGGTTACTCGGTATTGATCTGACCATTTTGTCTTTGTTTGGTATTTTTGGTTTATCAGGCATTGTTGTGAATGATTCCATCATTCTGGTGACGTTTTTCAAACAACTCACCGAGTCCGGAATGCCGGCACAGCAAGCCATTATTGAAGCCTCAACACAACGTCTTCGCGCGGTGTTGTTGACCTCACTCACGACGATCGCCGGACTCACGCCTTTATTATTTGAAACATCATTACAGGCACAGTTTTTAATCCCCATGGCGGTTTCCATGTCATTTGGACTGATGTTTTCAACAGTTTTAGTCTTATTGGTGATACCCGCCATGCTGGCCGTTTACGAACGAGTTGCTAATAAATTTCTGCCGAAACGAACAGACTCAGTGACAATTTGA
- a CDS encoding efflux RND transporter periplasmic adaptor subunit has translation MVKLKKFLLPVLILGLTILIVVVLVATKPKATPKDTQQKAWLVNAIAAQMTTVSPQVTVYGRIETPRDATLKAAVEADVEQVLVLEGETVTQGELLLQLDKTDVELVKQQRQADVDEIIASIANENVRYQRDLALLENQKQLVNLADKAVQRTKKLEQNKLTSQAALDESSAAYQQQELALKQLQNDIAEHPSRIAQLEASKKRAEALLKQSEVNLERTDIRAPFPSRVAKLNVAVGDRVRPGDSLINVYDLNNLEVRAQIPGRYSQQIRQMMQRHQLIQATAMIDDELVKLELKRLSGEVRLDSGGIDGLFRLVNHPNNLPLGTFVELQLQLSEQHNVIELPFSALYGLDRVYLIEDGHLKAVTIERVGEVVGKDNQHRLLIRSDEIASGDLIVTTQLPNAITGLAVETKL, from the coding sequence ATGGTCAAGCTGAAAAAATTTTTATTACCGGTATTAATTCTTGGCCTGACCATTCTGATTGTCGTGGTGCTTGTTGCGACGAAACCAAAAGCCACGCCAAAGGATACACAGCAAAAAGCCTGGCTGGTGAATGCGATAGCAGCGCAGATGACCACGGTAAGTCCTCAAGTCACCGTATATGGACGCATTGAAACCCCTCGTGATGCCACGCTAAAAGCGGCTGTCGAAGCCGATGTCGAGCAAGTTCTGGTGTTAGAAGGTGAAACCGTGACTCAGGGAGAGTTGCTGCTGCAATTGGATAAAACAGATGTTGAACTAGTAAAACAGCAGCGTCAGGCCGATGTCGATGAAATTATCGCTTCAATTGCCAATGAAAATGTCCGCTATCAACGTGATCTCGCATTATTAGAAAATCAAAAACAACTTGTTAACCTCGCCGATAAAGCGGTGCAACGCACAAAAAAACTCGAACAAAATAAATTAACCTCACAAGCGGCTTTGGATGAATCTTCGGCCGCTTATCAGCAACAAGAGCTGGCGCTAAAGCAGTTACAAAATGATATTGCTGAGCACCCTTCACGAATCGCCCAGCTAGAAGCATCAAAAAAACGGGCAGAAGCCTTGCTGAAGCAAAGTGAAGTCAATCTAGAACGAACAGATATCAGAGCACCGTTCCCGAGCCGGGTGGCGAAGCTAAATGTTGCCGTGGGTGATCGGGTCAGACCCGGTGATAGTCTGATTAATGTCTACGATCTCAATAATCTGGAAGTGCGGGCGCAGATTCCAGGACGTTATAGCCAACAAATCCGACAAATGATGCAACGCCATCAGCTTATTCAGGCGACGGCGATGATTGATGATGAACTGGTTAAGCTTGAATTAAAACGGCTTTCAGGTGAAGTCAGGCTTGATAGTGGTGGTATCGACGGCTTGTTTCGCTTAGTGAATCATCCAAATAACTTACCGCTTGGTACCTTTGTTGAGCTGCAGTTACAGCTATCAGAACAGCACAACGTGATCGAGCTGCCATTCAGTGCTTTATATGGTTTGGACCGTGTCTATCTGATTGAAGATGGTCACTTAAAAGCCGTCACCATTGAACGCGTAGGAGAAGTCGTCGGCAAAGATAATCAACATCGTTTATTAATCCGAAGTGACGAGATTGCTAGCGGTGATTTAATTGTCACTACTCAGCTTCCCAATGCCATCACCGGTTTAGCGGTTGAGACCAAGTTGTGA
- the rapA gene encoding RNA polymerase-associated protein RapA → MSDSAFIVGQRWVSNSEAELGLGIIQESSGRRIEVFFPAAAESRFYAADNAPLSRVIYSEGDKVSTREDVSFVISAVQPFNGCYIYQGDTEAGEPISIHEMDLDSRVHFNQPQDRFFAGQVDKNSQFELRAKTLSYQHELVKSPVYGLLGGRVQLLPHQLYIAQQVAQRFAPRVLLADEVGLGKTIEAGLILHKQVLSGQVRRALIVVPDALLHQWLVEMLRRFNLTFTLIDHERHEALQELDEGNPFDSAQFVLCGLNDLLANPQMQMDMLAAQWDMLIVDEAHHLAWSPEQSSEGYQLIETLAAQIPALLLLTATPEQLGIESHFARLRLLDSDKFFDFDDFVKQEAAYQPVSELIEQLDAAETWAQLSAAQQSQLKDYIDELLFQQLSSEDQFTVAKVDAIQQLLDRHGTGRVLYRNTRDVVKGFPNRILHQYELSLPQALVGEEVSHIILPEQHFTEADWLKNDSRVSWLVDFLKAHRDDKILIICAQADTAQQLENYLNINQGIRSAVFHEGLSLVNRDRAAAYFADDEEGAQCLVCSEIGSEGRNFQFSHHLVLFDLPVNPDLLEQRIGRLDRIGQHHDVHIHVPYYAGTAQSVLLHWYHDGMNAFEQVLAAGQRIAGETKQQLQAAMAEPGNNKALDSLIKQTQKVTEQTLAELQSGRHRLLERHSYNESHAEYVVGEVESLSRSLELAGFMDDVFDAFGVDQQPHSSDSIIIEPGTHMQTQFPELPDEGLTATYQRHKALGREDMTFLTWEHPMVLGAIDMVLNSELGNSAFCTLATDEVKAGSLLLEAIFVMRTVSERDLQIQRFISESHIRLVVDERGRQYQTLFEEQDFNKMAGRIPRATAQELIRHARSPVENLLEQAKKAVVDMEKTLKQEALDNMNNELEQEYQRLSALAKVNPNIRPQELDYLKQRQDKLNSGIQSASLSLDAIRVAIVTEPNN, encoded by the coding sequence TTGTCAGATAGTGCATTTATCGTAGGTCAGCGCTGGGTCAGTAACAGTGAAGCAGAGCTGGGTCTGGGTATTATTCAGGAAAGCAGCGGACGTCGTATTGAAGTATTTTTTCCTGCCGCAGCAGAAAGTCGTTTTTATGCTGCCGATAATGCGCCATTGAGTCGGGTTATCTATTCTGAAGGTGATAAGGTCAGCACCCGTGAAGACGTGAGTTTTGTGATTAGTGCCGTGCAGCCCTTTAATGGCTGTTATATCTATCAAGGTGATACAGAGGCGGGTGAGCCGATCAGTATCCACGAAATGGATTTGGATAGCCGTGTGCACTTTAATCAACCGCAGGATCGCTTTTTTGCCGGGCAGGTCGATAAAAACAGTCAGTTTGAATTACGTGCCAAAACACTCAGTTATCAACATGAACTGGTGAAGTCACCTGTATATGGATTATTAGGTGGACGAGTTCAGCTTTTACCTCATCAACTCTATATTGCTCAACAAGTGGCACAGCGTTTCGCGCCGAGGGTGTTATTAGCCGATGAAGTGGGCTTAGGTAAAACCATCGAAGCGGGTTTGATTCTACATAAACAAGTGTTATCGGGCCAGGTCAGACGCGCGCTTATTGTGGTACCTGATGCCTTATTACATCAATGGCTGGTTGAAATGCTACGCCGTTTTAATCTGACATTCACATTGATTGATCATGAGCGCCATGAAGCACTGCAAGAGCTGGATGAAGGTAATCCTTTTGACAGTGCACAATTTGTTCTGTGTGGTTTGAACGATTTATTAGCCAATCCGCAAATGCAAATGGATATGCTGGCAGCCCAGTGGGATATGCTAATTGTTGATGAAGCCCATCATCTGGCGTGGTCACCTGAACAGTCAAGCGAAGGTTATCAACTGATAGAAACACTGGCCGCACAAATTCCTGCTTTATTGTTATTAACTGCGACGCCGGAGCAATTAGGCATCGAAAGCCATTTTGCGCGTCTGCGTTTATTAGACTCAGATAAGTTCTTTGATTTTGATGACTTCGTGAAACAGGAAGCAGCTTATCAACCGGTCAGCGAATTAATTGAACAGCTTGATGCGGCTGAAACCTGGGCACAATTATCAGCAGCACAGCAGTCGCAGCTTAAGGACTACATCGATGAGCTGTTATTTCAGCAATTAAGCTCAGAAGACCAGTTTACAGTCGCTAAAGTGGATGCGATTCAACAATTGCTCGACAGACACGGTACTGGTCGGGTGTTGTATCGCAATACACGTGATGTAGTGAAAGGTTTCCCCAACCGTATTCTTCATCAGTATGAATTGTCACTTCCGCAAGCGTTGGTCGGTGAAGAGGTGAGCCATATTATTTTGCCAGAGCAGCATTTTACTGAGGCTGACTGGTTAAAAAATGATAGCCGTGTGAGCTGGCTGGTCGATTTCTTAAAAGCACACCGTGATGACAAGATTTTGATTATCTGTGCTCAAGCTGACACAGCTCAGCAGCTTGAAAACTACCTGAATATTAATCAAGGCATCCGTTCAGCGGTATTCCACGAAGGTTTAAGCCTGGTGAACCGTGACCGGGCGGCGGCCTATTTTGCCGATGATGAAGAAGGGGCACAATGCCTTGTTTGTTCTGAAATTGGCAGTGAAGGGCGTAACTTTCAGTTCTCGCATCATCTGGTGTTATTTGATTTACCGGTAAATCCGGACTTGCTGGAACAGCGGATCGGCCGTTTAGACCGTATCGGTCAGCATCATGATGTGCATATTCATGTGCCTTATTATGCGGGTACAGCTCAGTCTGTGTTATTGCATTGGTATCACGATGGTATGAATGCGTTTGAACAGGTTTTGGCAGCAGGGCAACGTATTGCCGGAGAGACCAAACAACAGTTACAAGCCGCAATGGCAGAACCTGGAAACAACAAAGCATTAGACAGTTTAATAAAACAAACACAAAAAGTGACTGAGCAAACCCTGGCTGAATTACAGTCGGGTCGTCACCGTTTACTGGAACGCCATTCTTATAATGAATCCCATGCCGAATATGTGGTCGGCGAAGTCGAGTCGCTGTCACGTTCACTTGAATTAGCGGGCTTTATGGATGATGTGTTTGATGCCTTTGGTGTGGATCAACAGCCGCATAGTAGCGACAGTATTATTATCGAGCCTGGCACTCATATGCAGACCCAGTTCCCAGAGCTGCCAGATGAAGGTCTAACCGCCACCTATCAGCGTCATAAAGCCTTAGGGCGTGAAGACATGACATTCCTGACCTGGGAACATCCTATGGTGCTGGGCGCCATTGATATGGTGTTAAATAGTGAGCTTGGTAATAGCGCTTTCTGCACACTGGCAACAGATGAGGTGAAAGCTGGCAGCCTGTTACTTGAAGCGATATTTGTTATGCGAACCGTGTCTGAACGTGACTTACAGATTCAGCGTTTTATTTCTGAAAGCCATATCAGACTGGTGGTTGATGAGCGTGGCAGGCAATATCAAACCCTGTTTGAAGAGCAGGATTTTAATAAAATGGCAGGGCGTATTCCGCGCGCCACCGCACAAGAACTGATTCGTCATGCCCGAAGTCCCGTGGAAAACTTGCTGGAGCAAGCCAAAAAAGCGGTTGTTGATATGGAAAAAACGCTTAAACAAGAAGCGCTGGACAATATGAACAATGAATTGGAGCAAGAGTATCAACGGCTCAGCGCACTAGCGAAGGTCAATCCAAATATCCGCCCACAAGAACTGGATTACCTGAAACAGCGTCAAGATAAGTTGAATAGCGGTATCCAATCGGCTTCATTATCACTGGATGCCATCAGGGTTGCTATAGTGACAGAACCCAATAACTAA
- a CDS encoding YigZ family protein — translation MATEFYTVETTTEVEYEIKKSRFIGVIMPCQSEDDALRKLGQLARQHPQANHLAFAWRIRQPEGFLTERFHDAGEPSGTAGRPILAPLEGQDLINTVIGVIRYFGGIKLGTGGLTRAYGAAAKQAIAEANIVKWVEMAQMTLEIDYSQLQLLEYQLKQLRGEIIEQNFTDKVVVTLVLPAQHQQAIRQQFIASY, via the coding sequence ATGGCCACAGAATTTTACACTGTAGAAACCACGACTGAAGTGGAATATGAAATAAAAAAATCCCGATTTATTGGCGTTATCATGCCCTGCCAAAGTGAAGATGACGCTCTTCGTAAATTAGGTCAGCTGGCCCGGCAACACCCACAAGCTAATCATCTCGCTTTTGCCTGGCGTATTCGCCAACCAGAAGGTTTTTTGACCGAACGTTTTCATGATGCAGGTGAACCCTCCGGCACCGCAGGTCGTCCGATACTGGCGCCGTTAGAAGGACAGGATCTGATTAATACCGTGATTGGTGTGATCCGTTATTTTGGTGGCATCAAACTCGGTACCGGCGGTCTTACCCGTGCTTATGGTGCAGCCGCAAAACAAGCGATTGCCGAAGCGAATATTGTTAAATGGGTAGAAATGGCACAAATGACATTAGAGATTGATTACTCCCAACTTCAGTTGCTGGAATATCAACTCAAACAGCTACGCGGGGAAATCATTGAGCAGAATTTTACTGATAAAGTCGTCGTTACCCTGGTGTTACCCGCCCAACATCAGCAGGCTATCCGCCAACAATTTATAGCGAGCTATTAG
- a CDS encoding class I SAM-dependent methyltransferase, giving the protein MSVICPLCQHQASEFYQFKKHLYHQCQFCYGIFMDPALWPDREAEQRRYLEHLNDVEDSRFQRFVAPITQLVQQLFQSHQQGLDFGAGHAPVITHVLQQAGFAIAAYDPLFFNDDALLEQRYDYICSCEVIEHFHHPAQSFAQLRKLLKPGGRLFCMTEIYHEGIDFHRWNYKNDPTHVFMYHRNTVSYIADKYGFKKAMIEGRLIQFQANSSL; this is encoded by the coding sequence ATGAGTGTTATTTGTCCGCTGTGCCAGCATCAGGCCAGTGAGTTTTATCAGTTCAAAAAACATTTATATCATCAATGTCAGTTTTGTTATGGCATTTTCATGGATCCGGCTTTATGGCCGGATCGTGAAGCAGAACAACGGCGTTATCTGGAACATTTGAATGATGTGGAAGACAGCCGCTTTCAGCGATTTGTTGCCCCGATTACCCAACTCGTTCAGCAATTGTTTCAATCTCACCAACAGGGGTTGGATTTCGGTGCCGGTCATGCCCCGGTCATTACTCATGTACTGCAGCAAGCAGGTTTTGCTATTGCCGCGTATGACCCTTTATTTTTTAATGATGACGCACTTTTAGAGCAGCGATATGACTATATTTGCAGTTGCGAAGTCATTGAACATTTTCATCACCCTGCACAAAGCTTTGCTCAGTTAAGAAAGCTCTTGAAGCCTGGTGGTCGACTGTTTTGTATGACAGAAATCTACCATGAAGGTATCGATTTTCATCGCTGGAATTATAAAAACGACCCGACACATGTCTTCATGTATCATCGTAATACTGTAAGTTATATTGCTGATAAATATGGATTTAAGAAAGCAATGATTGAAGGTCGCTTAATTCAATTCCAAGCTAATAGCTCGCTATAA